Within Babylonia areolata isolate BAREFJ2019XMU chromosome 3, ASM4173473v1, whole genome shotgun sequence, the genomic segment taaaaataaaaaacaaacaaacaaaaaaacaacaacattaactgtGTGGCTGTcgggaaaaaaaatatccaccccaCTCATTGTCAAATTGCATTCACACGTACACGTTCAATAAAATTGCCTCGGTATATTACAGAAAGATACAGCTAAAAACATCTCTTACATCATTCTGTAAATGCTTCGAACTGTGGTGTTATGTCGGTGAGCTATCTGTTTCAATTTCCAATTTCCAATTTACAACCTTTCTAAGTAGTCATTGTTATACACTTCTACAAATTTCCGTATGGACACTTAGTCCTCGAGCGATGCCTTCAAGAGACaccacaactccacacacacaaacacacacacacacacacacacacacacacacacacacacatatgcacacacacacacacacacgcacgcacgcacgcacgcacgcacacacacactgcccaccccCTCACATCCGCACTCAGAACCCCGTTCCcagaactcccccacccccaccctctcccctcccacacacacacgcacaaaccccaacccccattatcatcccatccccaaaccccatccaccaccctaaccacgctaagaccccccaccccccacaccccctcctccccagcccaACCCCTCCTGGGTCCCAAGTCTCCCCCTGATGATGTGCCCTCCGTCTCCTTGCCGCGAGAAGTTCCGGTGTAGTATCCTagattgccccctccccccctcccctctccccccatccctcccaacaACCTTCATGCTTCTGTcctgattgtcacacacacacacacacacacacacacacacacacacacacacacacacacacacacctcctccacgaCGGCCGGCCTGAAGGGGCACTTGGACTCCAGACGGTAGGTGGGCTCcaggctggggagaggggggtcggggcGCTCCCCGCACGTGCTGCTGCCCCCCTTCCTGGAGCCGGCCGTTGGGCGGTAGGAGGTTCGAACCTTGCGCAGCACGCCCATCCCCAGACGGCTGGCCGCCATCACCCCGACCATGGAGGGCCGGGTGGTCCAGGCGCTGGGGCGACGTGGGGGGGTCtgtcgggggtcgggggaggacgggggggggcgacgggggcgGGGTgttagtgatggtagtggtggttgtggtgatggtggtgatgatggtgatgaagcatcatcatcattattatcatcatcaacttcgtcattatcatggtggtggtggtggtgctgctgctgatgatgatgatgaaaatgatggtgatggcgatgatgatggtgctgatgtcaTCCTACCCTGTCTTGACCTGTCTTGTTCTTATTGTGTTCCACCATGCAATGTTTTACTTTGTTCTGTCCTTCCCTGTCATATTCTGCCCTGCCCAcacctgccctgccttgccttgccctgccctgtcctgtcctgtcctgccctgccctcctctgccttgccctgccctcctctgccttgccctgccttgccctgccctgccctcctctgccttgccctgccctcctctgccttgccctgtcctgtcctgccctgccctcctctgcccttccctgccctgtccagCCCTATCGTATCCTGTTCTATCCTACCCTTTATtggcctgccctgccctgccttgccttgccttgtcctgtcctgccctgccttgtcctgtcatgtcctaccctgccctgccctgccctgccctgccctgccctgccctgccttgccttgtcttgccctgccctgccctgccctgccctgccctgccttgccctgccttgccttgccttgtcctgccctgccctgccttgtcctgtcatgttctaccctgccctgccctgccttgccctgtcttgccctgccctgccctgccctgccctgccttgccctgccctgccttgccttgccctgccctgtcctgtcctgccctgccctgccctgccctgccctgccctgccttgtcttgccctgccctgccctgccctgccctgccctgccttgccttgccctgccctgccctgccctgccttgcctttccCTGCCCTGTCCAGCCCTATCGTATCCTGTTCTATCCTACCCTTTATTGgcctgctctgccctgccttgccttgccttgtcctgtcctgccctgccttgtcctgtcatgtcctaccctgccctgccttgccctgccttgccttgtcttgccctgccctgccctgccttgccttgccttgccctgccctgccctgccttgccttgtcttgccctgccctgccctgccctgctttgccctgccttgccttgccttgccttgtcctgtcctgcactgccttgtcctgtcatgttctaccctgccctgccctgccttgccctgccttgccctgccctgccctgccctgccttgccctgtcttgccctgccctgccctgccctgccctgccctgccctgccctgccctgccttgccttgccttgccctgccctgccctgccctgccttgccctgtcttgccctgccctgccctgccctgccttgccctgccctgccttgtcctgtcctgccctgccttgccctgacctgccctgccctgtcctagcctatcttgtcctgtcctgtcctgtcctgtcctaccctaccctactctgccctaccctgccttgccctgccctgtcctagcttatcttgtcctgtcctgacctaattgccctgccctgccctgccctgccctgtcatgtccaagcctgtcctgtcctgccctgtcctaccctgttCTTTCCTAAACTTTACTGCCCTTCCCTGTTCTGTCttcctctgcccaatactgtctTAGCCTggtctgccctgccctgcctgtcTTACCCTGCTGTGCCCTGTCCTATGTCCGGTGACGGACCGTGGGGACACGCCCTCCTTGGAGGgcggtaatacaatacaatacagtacaatacaacacaagacaaatcaaaacaatacaatgcaatacaatacaacacaacacaaagcacaatacaatacaacacaacacaacacaacacaacacacaatacaacacatcacgaaatacaatacaacacaacacaatacaacgcaacacaacacaatgccatacaacacagcacaatgcaatacaaaacaatacaacacaacacaatacaatacaacacaatgccatacaatataatacaacacaacacaaaacacaacaaaacacaatacaacacaacacaacacaatgccatacaacacaacgtaaaacaatacaacacaacactgtgccatacaatacaatacaacacgaaacaatacaatacaacacaacacaacagaacacaatgccatacaacacaacacaacaaaacacaatacaacacaacacaacacaatgccatacaacacaacacaacaaatcacaatacaacacaacacaacacaacacaatgccatacaacacaacataaaacaatacaacacaacactgtgccatacaatacaatacaacacaacacaacacaatacaacacaacacaacacaacacagcacaatacaacacaacacaacacaatgccatacaacacaacactatgcaatacaatacccccgcacacacacacaccctgccccccgaACCACCCatcgtcccccctcaccccccgcccctcatacaccctccccccatctccccccatccccccattccccccccccacccccccaccccccacacacagtaccTCATCCAGGGACGGGGTGGCGGACGAAGGTTTCCTGGACCTGGACCGCTCAGGGGAGTGAGGCGTCGTGGTTCCTGGGGAGGAGGTCACCCTGCCGCGTCCTCCTGAGGGTGCCGTGGCTGGCACCTGGATGGGGCTTCTCTTCATGCCTGCCGgacacagggggaggggagaaaggagggggaggaggaggaggaggtggtggtggtccgCTGGGAATCAGTTCTCGGCTGGCTACTGGTTTGGGCTGAGAGGACGACAGGTTCACTGGGGACACCgctggaagaggtggtggtgtcgTGATTTGACCTTGCGAGAGAACTGAAAAGTAGACTGGTTCATTTGGGAAACAGCTGAAAGTGGTGGAGAAATGTTGGAACTATTCCACATGAGTCTTGTGAAaacagatgttgttgtttttgttgttgttttttgttgttgttttttgtttttgtgtgtttttcttgtttgtttgtttgttgttgtttttgttttgtttttgttattgttgttcttttttttctttccttatattTGTTTTCTCAAATACTGCATTGTATATCCTGCATTGGGAACTCCGGAGACACAAttgaacaaaattttattttcttaagcTCACATCCCTCAAGTACAAATCACACcggaaacaaaacaccaccaccccctcccccgaaaaaaataATCTCAGAAGATTCTCACATTGTAAATACAGGACGCACTTTGAAGATTCTCACTGTTTTGAAACACTTGGAATGCAAGCATAAAATTGTAACCACAGAACAGCCCCTCAGggaagattttctctctctcttttttttcttcttctccttcttctttcttttttttttcttttcttttttcaactcaATAAGTCGACGAACACACAGCCTTGATCCCGAACACTTCAGGGTGACGCGGATTCCAAGGGTGCGTTTAAGGTTTATGGTGGACAGGCACTAGCCTTGCAATGCCGTGGACAGCGGTCAGCTTTCAGTCGCCAGAGGCCCCTAAGTGGATGGACTTAACAGTGCTTGACCAGTTGTCGGTACTAGCAGACCGCCGCTCGTGGAGTCAACGCTGGGGGCCttcagaagcttttttttttttttttttcgtatcgtGGTACCTTTCCTAAACGTCcccacagccttttttttttacaatcatcGGGGGGCAGTCAATTCATatatcattgtatttgtatttctttttatcacaacagatttctctgtgtgaaattcaggctgctctccccagggagagagcgtcgctacactacagcgccacccatttttttgtattttttccagcgtgcagtttgtttgttttttcctatcgaagtggattttctacagaactttgccaggaacaacccttttgttgccgtgggttcttttacgtgcgctaagtgcatgctgcacacgcgacctcggtttatcgtctcatccgaatgactagcgtccagaccaccactcaaggtctagtggagggggagaaaattaatatcggcgactgagccgtgattcgaaccagcgctctcagattctctcgcttccaaggcggacccgttacctctaggccatcactccacttgtgtctAGGGTCTCgatataggaaggcggggcccagctctggagccagttgtattgctcggacggaagagcccagtatgttcgtaacccgctactaactgtgtgtagtatggaactgatcaatggcgtagttcggtcaacataggcatttagtcacgtgtaactgtttcACCTGCTTGGCAGGTGAGCGGGACAACTCTGGATGCTGCACGGCCAACAACGTGGCCGGGGACTGTGTGGGGATGTGCAGTGGTCACCCGCCCCCCTTTAACAAGTCGCTGGCTGCCTGCATCCCCAAACTGTCCATCATGGAGGCCTGTGTGCAGACCGGGCTCCGTACGTCTCTGTCGTGTGGATctgtttctggtttgttttgttgttacgctgtttagttatttatttatttatttatttatttattatattattattattatttagttagttatttattaatttattttattttattttattttatttattttttctcaaggcctgacaaagcgcgttgggttacgctgctggtcaggcatctgcttggcagatgtggtgtagcgtatatggatttgtccgaacgcagtgacgcctccttgagcgactgaaattgaaattgaaactgtcaaaaaagtcagaatcaagcaatgcaactggcgccTGGCAATTCTCttcttccaccgttttaacctccatcatcatcatcatcatcatcatcatcatcaccatcatcatcataccatcatcatcatcatcatcaccatcatcatcatcatcaccatcatcatcatcatcatcaccatcgatgttcttgtcgttgctgctgctgctgccactggtgtcattatcattattgtttgtttgtatgtatacatgccatCAATAGAAACTAATGTATCCCTTCCAGAACACGAAGACATCGATAAGcacttgcactgtattgtattgtattgcattgcattgcatcgtattgcattgcattgtattgcatcgtaatgcattacattgcatcgtattgtattgattgcattgtattgcattgtgttgtattgtgttacatcgtatcgtattgtattgtattgcatcgtaatacattacattgcatcgtattgtatcatattgtattgcattgcattgcattgtattgcatcgtattgcgttgcatcgtattgtattgtattgatcgtattgtattgcaatacGTTTGTCACGACAGGTCAgaggggctgctctccccggggagaccGTGTCGCCACAGCTCAGCGCCACTCATTTGTTACCATTTCCTGTCCCCAAAGTGTCTTTGATTCACTATcaattggatttttttcttcagagttttgcAAAGCACAAGCCTTTCCTTGTTGTGAGTTTTCTTACGAGCGCGAAGCcgattgattaactcactcagtacggccagtcctctcttctcctctacacagacccctcggatgtccagtgggtgtctgaatgacccaacctttagcttccgtcgtcagaattgtggtattctttgtcaacattcacctcttcaatataagagccttccgcttgcaatactttgatggcggtaattggggtgaaacgctgttaacgtcgtctctttcgccgttcgtatggagagagttaaagcgctggactttcaatctgagggccggtcccgggttcgaatctcggtaacggtgcctggtgggtaaagggtggagatttttccaatctctcaggtcaacatatgtacagacctgcttagtgcctgaacccccttcatgtgcatacgcacgcagaagatcaaatacggcacgttaaagatctgtgatccgtgtcagcgttcggtgagttatggaaacaagaaccacagcatgcacacccccgaaaacggagtgtggctgcctacatggctggataagtaaacaaaacggtcatacaaataaaatgtaacatgtctgtcttagtgtgtatgtgtgtgtgcgcctgaaatctgaatgaatgacacaggaaacgactgatgagcgcccaatggcagccgtcagtcggctctacccaggtaggcagcctgttgtgtaaatgaccccgtgtttgtaaagcgctaagagcttggtctccgaccgaggataggcgctatagaagtatccatatcaaatcaaatgaaatcaaatcaagtgcatgctgcacacgggacctcggtttatcgtcatatccgaatgactagcacccagaacaCTACTCACATTCtttggaggggatgggaggggaaaaGGCGAGGGGTGGGGCGAGGCCGGGGGGGTTAAAAATCCCCGTCTGTATATGGGATTTGAACCCGTGAACTCTGGTTTCCACGACAAAGGCGTCACCACCAGACCACCGTTCCACTTTTTGCAAGTTCGGACAAACACTTCACCACTGTGTTGCGGTCGTTGCGGACAGGTTCCACTGTGGTAGGTCCTTGTTTTAATCCAAGCACCTTAAGTTTCTCACCTTGGTTCTGTGCGTCATtaagtgaactctctctctctctctctctctcctttctctctccctctctttctccctctctttctccctctccttctccccctctctctccctccttctctccctctctctctgtcgatatatatctctctatctttcctttctctctctcctctctctctctctttctctcattctccttcccttcctctctccctccatcctctctctctctttcctttctcccctctctgccccccccccccccccctctttcatctctctctctctctcaatctctccctatcttccccccccccctctctctctgtcagatgaTTAAATCTTTCATcttaaatgaaagaagaaaactaaTACGGCATTCTGGATAAAGCTAAGGCCTACATGCCCGCTGTTAATCTCACGTACAGTCACCTGCGTATAATGAGAtcgaaagagggagagggagagagagagggaaagagagagaggttgaccgGTAGAGAGGGCAAAGGAGAATATTGGTAGTTCGGCGACCATACCGTTACAgatgacatctgtgtgtgtgcgtgtgtgtgtgtgtgtgtgtgtgtgtgtgtgtgtgtgtgtgtgtgtagagtgagggGAGacgcctgtttttgtttttgttttgtttgattgtttgtttttttttgttttttgttgtttttttggtttgtgtgtgtgtgtgtgtgtgtgtgtgtgtgtgtgtgtgtgtgtgtgtgtgtgtgtgtgtgtgtgtgcgtgtgtgtgtgggtgggggtgaggggagagggaaggtgttgtgttgtcttactgtgttgtgtttatatGAGAGCTGCGTGTAtatggagggggatggagggagggaggtgttgtgtgtgtgtgtgtgtgtgtgtgtgtgtgtgtgtgtgtgtgtgtgtgtgtgtatgatggacagacagacagagatagagaggggggttagatgggagagagagaaatggggatagagagggagatagggagagacagagagatagacagagatatactgattgattgattgactgactgactgattggttgattggttgattgattgattgattgatattcctgtgtatgtgcgtgcgtgtgctggtCACTTTATTAGGGCTGTCATGTCCACAAGATAAAGAATTAAGATTACATGTCAAGATGTCAGTCAGCATTTTCAATCTGGATATACATTCTTTGTCAAGGTATAGCATTGCTCTGGCTCTGCTGAAGACCATTACACCATTGATGaatactctgtttacgcatacccagattcaaactctcgactgttggccgccgttctttctctgtctctggaccttgcaattggaatgaacttcctctttcgcttcgtcatgtctccacactcagctctttcaagtctggccttaaaacccacctcttcccaaaatagcctcccttccctgcctcttccttgtcttcagtttctccagttttagagttatgcatgcgtgtgaatggctggtgcgaaagcgctttgatttgtctatgcacaagattcagcgctatataaagaccattattattattattattattattattattaactagtATTATTAAAGTGCAGCAGAAACTGTACTTCAAACCCAGTCTGTACTAAGGGTAATCTCATTTCATCAAGGTctagcagtcaagaggttaattaAAGCCTTGCTGCTGCTCAATGAGCTTAAAACGACCGAGCGACGGCTAGCAAACCTGTATGGCGACCCGCGCGAGGTGCAAAAAGTTTGATTAGTCATATAATTATTAATAAGCTCCTACCGGATCAGTGTACCATACCGACTATTTCTTATCAGGCTTCCGAGTAGCGGTAACTGCTAAAGCTTTGGCTGTATGGTTAGTATCGTCAGTACTGTTATTACAACTGCGTCGTTGGCATGTGTATGTACTACTCTCACTACGGTATGGTTGTTGGTTGGAACAGATCTTGATTTTTGGAGGAACTCTTGAAGTATAAAATGCGAATCATATGacacacagagcagcaacaaAGCTTTCAGTTTATGATAGGTTCCTACACTGTAAACATAAAGTCACTCGTGCGACGGCTGGtaaaatatgattaaaaaaacaaaaacaaaaacgaaatagaCAGTGCTCACGTATGTTATCTAACATAAGATTGTGGCTAAAGAAATAAACAATGTTTAActctgtaaaaacaaacaaaagaactttCACTGTGAATCCGTGCAGATATCAGCAGTActcgttttttgggggtttttttttaggtgttactttttattatttttttaattattattactattttgtgtgtgtgtgtgtgtgtgtgtgtgtgtgtgtgtgtgtgtgtgtgtgtgtcttttggaggACACAAAAAAGGGATCGGCCACACTGAGTGGTATTGGAATCCTCAGTAAAAAATTATGGAACAACACTATTGGTCCCATCCTCGGTCAAAAACAGCTGTCATCGGGTAAGTGGCTGATCGGTTGTACTTCTGCTGATCAGCAAAAATCACTTCTAAAATGTGAAAGTTTGGCTGGCATAACTATCAAATGTTCAGTTCCGGAGGTTTTTACTGAAGGGGTGATAAAACCAATCCCCCTGGAAACCAATCTCTTAGAACTTCAAAGAGAATTTACACATGTTAAATCTAtgaaaagactaaaaaataaGGATGGAAGCGAATCACGCGCCGTTAAGATTACCTTTTTGACACGCAGTCTTCCGAAGCAAATCTCATTAGGGTATCAGTCATTCGCGGTGAAATCCTACGTCCCACAGGTATTTCGATGCACCCGCTGCAACCGTTTGGGACACACCAAAAATGCGTGCCGAGCCAAACAAGTATGCGGAAGATGTGGTCTCCCTGGCCATGATGCTCACACCTGTGCGCATTCCAAAAAATGTGTGAATTGTCAAGGGAATCATGCCGCTTCTTTCCCTGGCTGCCCCGAGTATAAAATCAGAGTACTTGCcggtaaaataaaatcatccagtcatATGCCATATGTTGAAGCCATCGCTCTAGCCCGGGCACAGTCAGTGAACCAAGACGTAGACAGCCGGTCTCTAGCGGGCGAGGAAACAATTAAACCTACCACTAATAATCCAAAGTCATATGCATTAGCACTAAGAAATGGCATCACTAAATCTCCAGTCAGGGATATCCCGCCAACTGTAACTGCCAAGAACGTGCATGGAAAATCACTACATGGGTCCAAACACCCgttgaagacagacaagacagacaaggacaggtttacattggaagatagaactgacaacacacaagaaaataacaaatctggcaaatcatctagctgttcagaacagtcaacaccattacggaaacatatcagctcacagcagtctgcatctgatcaaacatcaagctgttcagaacaatcaacaccatcctgcaaaacccctgtcaatacacgtcaaccaacatttgtgaagaccaaccccattcagagaaaagaatcaatctcaccagtgtctgcaatttccgatccttctgattttgtacttggaagtataatcacgtttttggaaaacctttcttatcagtttgtcagcatcatgaaaaacataacgggcgtcatgacgtcctcaatctctgaactgaaatcaatattgtcaaattgccgtgtgaattccaaatgaatgtatgtaaggtaaatgtgtctttattttttcttttcctgaagtacattagacagatactctttattctatgtatctattcacttatgcagacagcaggatgtaatgatgatgggtgtggcgcaggcctatttcgttttttgcaatggaactgtagaagtaaatgtaattttgactatctgatccattttctgcaagatcacaactatcatataattgccctccagtccctcaattgttataaaagcaatctccctaagttagagggttacttctaccctccagttattgatgaaacagagcgcaaaggaaaagttaaagttgcaacctatatttcagattcaatcatatataaagctagaaaaccaccatgttatagtatagacaaacgtttgtattcttcaactatagagctttctgtcttagataaaacattaattgtagttaactgttactaccctgatggagtttcaagaggtgaagctgactggttaatggatttagatttatcccatagctggataattctaggggattttaatgcgcaccatgccttgtggtcggacaaaaattgcgaattcacaaccaacaatgaatatctagcgaataccatagttcattctaacttaactatattaaatgatggttcaataacaa encodes:
- the LOC143280332 gene encoding dynein light chain Tctex-type 5-like; translation: MKRSPIQVPATAPSGGRGRVTSSPGTTTPHSPERSRSRKPSSATPSLDETPPRRPSAWTTRPSMVGVMAASRLGMGVLRKVRTSYRPTAGSRKGGSSTCGERPDPPLPSLEPTYRLESKCPFRPAVVEELIQTTLNEHLKDRSYHPSVATLLCRKLSDDLRDRVKKLGFDRYRLVVSVAMGERRDQGVVASSRCAWDDRRDNFATATFQAPDFFCTASVFGVYKE